Genomic segment of SAR324 cluster bacterium:
GCTGGAACATCTCACCATGCCGGACAATTTCATTTCTCTGCTGTATTTTTTCGGACTGCTGACCATTGACGATTATGAAATGGGGGAATTCCGTCTCAGCATTCCCAACCGGACAATCGGTCAGATGATGTATGGCTATCTGCGGGAAGCCTGGCGGGATGTCGGCACCTTTCGGGTGGATCTCTGGAAACTCGGCAGAATGGTGCAGGCAATGGCCTGGAAAGGCGAATGGGAACCGTTCTTTGATTTTCTGGCGCAGGCGGTTGAAACGCAAACCAGCATCCGGGATTACATGAAAGGGGAGAAGGTGATTCAGGGATTTCTGCTGGCCTATCTCCATCTGAACGATTTTCTGCTCAGTTTCAGCGAACGTGAATTGGGCAAAGGCTATGTGGATCTGTTGCTGGAACCCTTCCTGATCAAATATCCCGAGATGTCCTTCGGGTATCTCATTGAACTCAAATACATCAAACGTGACGAACTCTCTGACACCAGACTCCGGAATGAAATTGAACAGGCCGAACAGCAGTTACGGCAATATCTGGCGGAGGATCGCCTGAAACAGTATCCACCCCATGTGAACTTCACCGGCATCATCCTGATCTATCACGGTTGGGAACTGGTTTATCGGGGGGCGGTTACGAGCAGTCAATAGCACTTGCCGTTTAGATCTCAGTAAAAAGGTTTTTATATAAATGAAGTCCTCCGTGAAACCCTGATTTTCAAATTTTCTGGTGCCTATTCCCTTTTTTACTTTGTGTTCTTCGTGGCTAAAAAAGTATCCGCACAGCTCGATTATTTTAATTTACTTGTGGGAATATCCCACGTTGGGGACATCAGCGATATGAATATGATAATGAGGAGCCAATGAATCAATGCAAATGGATAACATTCCTGGTTTTAATGGCAGGCGGACTGATCGGAAATGTTGCCTGCTCAAGTCCACCAGTGACGTCACCCAAAACAGTAACACAGGTTGATCTTCAGCGGTATATCGGCTTGTGGTATGAAATCGCGAAAATTCCGAATCGCTTTCAGAAACAGTGTGTCCGCAATGTGACTGCGTCCTATTCGTTCAGTGAGGATGGCAACATCAAGGTGATCAATCGCTGTCTGCAAGAGCGTGGGGATTATGAGGACGCACAAGGTGTGGCTCGTATTGTTGATTCTCAAACCAACGCAAAACTGGAGGTCAGTTTTGTGAGTGTGTTTGGAAAACAACTTTTTTGGGGGGCCTATTGGATTATTGGTCTGGGAGACAGTTATGACTATGCAATCATCGGGCATCCGCAACGTAAATATGGCTGGATACTCAGCAGATCCCCTCAGATGGAAACAGAGCAATTGAACAAACTATTCCAGATTCTTGCCACTCAGGGCTATGACCCCACTCAATTTGTCATTACGGAGCAGACAACAGATTTGTGAGGTCAGACGAATCACTTCCCGTAAAGTTCTTTCATCACCAGTGGGTGTTCCTTGTCAGGTTGACTTTCCACAAACCGGCGCAAATCTTTCAGTGTTTTATAGGGCCAGTCCCGTTGAATAAGATTGACAATCGGGGTGGGGATCACGCCTTTCGGGTCAGTGTGAATTTCCACAGTAATATCCGTGCTTCCGTTCCCCAGATCCCTGAGTTGGTAACTGCTGTGGTGCAAATGAGCACGTACTCCAACTGTTGGTGGCGCATTACGGTGATCGACGGATTCCATTTCCAGCAACACTGTTTTTTCTTTCGGATCGCATACCAACTCCCCACGAATCACATAATCCCGTTTCACCACCGGAAATGGCGGCTTGAACGCCTGGTAAAAAACAGAGATGTGGTCTGATTCCCGTTCCAGTTCAATGGCATCAATGATCATATCCAGCCAATCCATTCGGCCATCGTTATCATCCAGAACCTGGCATATTTTCCCGATAGAAGCCTGAATCACGGTTTGTCCCTTGAAGGCGAAAATATTGCTGCCTTCTATAGGTTTGAAATGTACAAGAATCCCATCCCGGTTATTGACTTCTTTCCATTCGTCTTTAGCGGTTAACGCATTGCGAACCATTCTTCCGAGCATTTTTTTCATAATTCCTTTCGATATGACATTTAGTGCAGAGCTTCTTCCATTTCACCCAGGGCGCTCAACAGATTACGATCAGTAACAATTCCCACCAGCTTTTTATTATCTACCACCGGCAAACTGTGAATGTTATGCCACAACATCAGTTTGGCCGCGTCCGTCAAGGGAGCTTCCGGTGATATTCCCACAGGATTGGGTGTCATCAGATCTTTCACCAGAAATTGTTCGGATTTGATTTTGTTGAGAAACTCATCCATGGCCGTGGAACCTTCTTCCAGCAAATCCAGTGCATTGGGAAAATCACGGGTGGACAATACACCAGTGACTTCATTATCCTGATTGGTTACGAGCAAGTGGTGGATGGTGTTGTCATTCATTTTACGCAGAGCATCCAGAGCTGTCATATCCTGAGTGATGGTGATGACATTATGTGTCATGATGTTTTTTACTTTCATAGTTTTCCCTGTAATGGAGGTGAGAAAAAGGGCGGTTAATCCGTGGGTTTGGCAATCAGATCTCTCAAATTCAGATTATCAAAAAAACGCAGAATCACGTGGAGGCATCGTTGATGGAACCAGTTTTAAGCCAACGATCGAGATTCTCAAGGGCATTCTGAACTCTGGCATCTGGAATGCCAAACGCTTGCAGGTTCCAGTTCACCAGAAATCGTTCCACGGCGCCCTTTTCATAAGTGATGTGTCCTTCCAGGATTCGCTCCAGCACAGAAACGGTGGCCCCACTCCAGGCGGTGATTGCCAAATCAACGTCTTCATAGGCCAACAGGTCCGGATGTTTTTCCAGATATTTTTTCAATGCACCTGAAAAATATTCCAGAAACGAAAGTCTCAGCCGGATGTGGGCGTTGCCCATGAATACCAGTTGGAACACTTCCGCCTGCTCCAGCAATACCTGAATGAACACATAAAAAGACACGGCAAGCTGTGTAGCACCAGCCGGCAGATGTCCTGATGCTTCATCCACCTTGTTCCAGATTTCCTGACTGATATCCTCGACAATGGCATGCAACAGGGCTTCCTTGTTGGGAAAATAAAAATAACAATTCCCGATGGATGTTCCTGCGTCCTGCACCACCTGCTGCATCGTGGTGGCGTCATACCCCTGAGTGACAAATAGTTTTCTGGCGGAATCAAGAATCTGTTTCTTGCGTTCCGTTCTTAATTCTTCACTACGCTTTCTGCCAGTATTACCCAAAATCACCTCCGCTTAAAAAATTCTTGACAAATTCATAGAATCGAATTCTATTTGCCGCGCCTAGTTTTTAGAACAATATTCTATTAACTGCAAACTATTTATAAACACCCCTTCAGGAACTTATGGAATGCTTGACTGACAAGGACATGGAACTGATCCGCAAGGTAACAGAAGATTATATTCCATTCAATACGGTTCTTGGATTGAAAGTGCATGCGATTGAATCAGGAAAAGTGTCCTTGCGGTTTGACATGAAAAACGAACTGGTGGGAAATTTCAATGCTGGAATGTTGCATGGCGGAGTGATTTCCGCGGTGCTGGATGTGGCTGGCGGGATGTCCGCCTTTGCGGGGGTACTGGAAAAACACGCGGCGGATTCGCTGGAGGAAAAGCAAAAGCGGTTTGCCAAACTGGGAACGATTGATATCCGGATTGACTATCTCAGGCCGGGTAAGGGGACATCGTTTCTGGCTTCAGGTGTTATTTTGAGAACAGGCAACAAGGTGGCCGTCACCCGGATGGAATTACACAATCAGGAAAATCTTCTGATTGCGGTAGGAACCGGAACGTATCTGGTGGGGTAGGGGAGAAAATTGTGTTTGTCAGGACGTCATCAGGCGTCAATCTACAACTTTGTAAAGGAGGATCATGAGCAGTACAGAATTGACGATTGATATGAAAGACATTCAGTTCACTCTCAAAGAATGGCTGAAAATAGGAGAATTGAGTCAGTTTCCACAGTATCAGGATTTTGATGAACAAACCGTGGATCTCCTGGTGCGGGAAGGGTTTGATTTCGCGGTGAATGTTCTTGCTCCGACACGAGCCCCATCTGACAAGGATGGATGCAGGGTCATTGATAACAGAGTGCAGGTTCCCGAATATTTTCATGAACCCTACAAAAAAGCCTATGAACTGGGTTGGGCTAGTCTTGCGGATAAACCCGAAAACGGTGGACAGGGTGCCCCCTTTGTGTTGGGAACCACCATCAACGAAGGCATCGCCGGAGCAAATGTGAGTTTGTGCGCGGTGTTTTTTCTCAATGGCGGCGCAATGCGTCTGATTGATTCCTTTGGCAGTGACGCGCTCAAGAAAAAATGGATACCTCGTATGGCCAGCGGTGAATTCACCGGAACCATGTGTTTGAGCGAACCACAGGCCGGCTCTGATCTGGGACTGGATACCACAACCGCAGAACCCATGGGCGATGGCCGTTTCAAAATAAAGGGAACCAAATGCTGGATCACCAATGGCGACACGAATCTTGGAAAAAATGTAGTGCATACCGTTCTGGCCCGGATCAAAGGTGCCCCGGCTGGTTCCGCGGGTCTCAGTCTGTTTCTGGTTCCCTATTACAATCTGAAGGACGATGGCAGTATCGGCCCCGGTAATGACGTGGCTCTGGCTTCGATTGAACACAAAATGGGCATGAACGCCAGCCCGACCTGTGTGTTGAATTTTGGTGAGAACAATAATTGTTTTGGTTACCTGCTTGGTGACGAAAACAAGGGGCTTTCCTGCATGTTCCAGTTGATGAACGAAGCCCGCATGGGAACCGCTGTGCTGGGTGTCGGCATTGCCAGCGCCGCCTATCAGAACGCCCTGAGCTATGCCAAAGAACGGGTGCAGGGCGTGCATATTTCCCGCATGAAAGAATCCGATGCGCCTCGTGTCCAGATCATTGAACATCC
This window contains:
- a CDS encoding PD-(D/E)XK nuclease domain-containing protein; the protein is LEHLTMPDNFISLLYFFGLLTIDDYEMGEFRLSIPNRTIGQMMYGYLREAWRDVGTFRVDLWKLGRMVQAMAWKGEWEPFFDFLAQAVETQTSIRDYMKGEKVIQGFLLAYLHLNDFLLSFSERELGKGYVDLLLEPFLIKYPEMSFGYLIELKYIKRDELSDTRLRNEIEQAEQQLRQYLAEDRLKQYPPHVNFTGIILIYHGWELVYRGAVTSSQ
- a CDS encoding thioesterase family protein encodes the protein MECLTDKDMELIRKVTEDYIPFNTVLGLKVHAIESGKVSLRFDMKNELVGNFNAGMLHGGVISAVLDVAGGMSAFAGVLEKHAADSLEEKQKRFAKLGTIDIRIDYLRPGKGTSFLASGVILRTGNKVAVTRMELHNQENLLIAVGTGTYLVG
- a CDS encoding CBS domain-containing protein, whose translation is MKVKNIMTHNVITITQDMTALDALRKMNDNTIHHLLVTNQDNEVTGVLSTRDFPNALDLLEEGSTAMDEFLNKIKSEQFLVKDLMTPNPVGISPEAPLTDAAKLMLWHNIHSLPVVDNKKLVGIVTDRNLLSALGEMEEALH
- a CDS encoding lipocalin family protein, coding for MNQCKWITFLVLMAGGLIGNVACSSPPVTSPKTVTQVDLQRYIGLWYEIAKIPNRFQKQCVRNVTASYSFSEDGNIKVINRCLQERGDYEDAQGVARIVDSQTNAKLEVSFVSVFGKQLFWGAYWIIGLGDSYDYAIIGHPQRKYGWILSRSPQMETEQLNKLFQILATQGYDPTQFVITEQTTDL
- a CDS encoding acyl-CoA dehydrogenase — protein: MSSTELTIDMKDIQFTLKEWLKIGELSQFPQYQDFDEQTVDLLVREGFDFAVNVLAPTRAPSDKDGCRVIDNRVQVPEYFHEPYKKAYELGWASLADKPENGGQGAPFVLGTTINEGIAGANVSLCAVFFLNGGAMRLIDSFGSDALKKKWIPRMASGEFTGTMCLSEPQAGSDLGLDTTTAEPMGDGRFKIKGTKCWITNGDTNLGKNVVHTVLARIKGAPAGSAGLSLFLVPYYNLKDDGSIGPGNDVALASIEHKMGMNASPTCVLNFGENNNCFGYLLGDENKGLSCMFQLMNEARMGTAVLGVGIASAAYQNALSYAKERVQGVHISRMKESDAPRVQIIEHPDVKLSLMTMKSKVEAMRALNYGTAKLIDISFVGETPETRAEAHNLVEILTPMCKGWSTEVGLDVVRMGIQLMGGVGYTKDFPMEQLYRDLRVSTIYEGTTGIQALDLVGRKMTMRNGALFMGLMQKFQGMVEQNSQIKGLESSVTKWSQYCESLADAAMTMQSMHGERGLEGAVLYATPFLMYCAAVTAGYFFLDQGITAAKNLEALADKNPENSQVQFYQNKLKTIHFYMHVVMPTFEGYAKAISNKTYDALDVAL
- a CDS encoding TetR/AcrR family transcriptional regulator, whose protein sequence is MGNTGRKRSEELRTERKKQILDSARKLFVTQGYDATTMQQVVQDAGTSIGNCYFYFPNKEALLHAIVEDISQEIWNKVDEASGHLPAGATQLAVSFYVFIQVLLEQAEVFQLVFMGNAHIRLRLSFLEYFSGALKKYLEKHPDLLAYEDVDLAITAWSGATVSVLERILEGHITYEKGAVERFLVNWNLQAFGIPDARVQNALENLDRWLKTGSINDAST